The following coding sequences are from one Plasmodium sp. gorilla clade G2 genome assembly, chromosome: 1 window:
- a CDS encoding cyclase-associated protein, putative, which translates to MTSEGSIQLKDDQWDVINYKDGKIIKLSQVELNNAVNIYNCENTTFVIENNKFKSLQIEKCVKCNVVLNNLISSIEIINSKKVKIQVLGKSSSISIDKCIGVEFYLSKENVECEFTTALSSEMNVHIQGQDDEWTEITIPEQFQHHLENGKLTTRVSDLYKF; encoded by the exons ATGACAAGTGAAGGAa gtaTACAACTTAAAGATGATCAGTGGGatgttataaattataaagatgGGAAGATCATAAAATTATCACAAGTAGAATTAAACAATGctgtgaatatatataactgtGAAAATACAACATTTgtaatagaaaataataaatttaaatcttTACAAATAGAGAAATGTGTAAAATGTAATGttgtattaaataatttaatatcttctattgaaattataaattctAAAAAAGTTAAAATACAAGTACTTGGAAAAAGCTCTTCTATATCTATAGATAAATGTATAGGTGTagaattttatttatctaaAGAAAATGTAGAATGTGAATTTACTACTGCTTTATCATCTGAAATGAATGTTCATATTCAAGGACAGGATGACGAATGGACAGAAATAACTATACCCGAACAATTCCAGCATCACTTAGAAAATGGAAAATTAACAACAAGAGTTTCTGATTTGTATAAATTTTAA